TCTCTGTCTCAGATTCTCCTGTCCTCTGTGGAGTGGGAAGCAACTCTTGCTGGGAACAGCCAAGTATTCAGTGGTCTTGTCCAAGGAAGATAGTGCATAGTGGAGCAAGTTTCTTTTCATCCCACTTGCTACTTTTGAtgtattcttttctttattcagCTTGTGATCCATATTAATTATTTGTGTATAGTAGCTGAGGTACCCAGTAAGGTGGTAAGATGGCAGTATGcatcttttttcttctgctatcatttttaattttttaaatgttgtattCTTTTTGAAGTTAGTGtgagaaaattttgatgtaAAATGTGGCTGAGGGTGTATGTCGTTTTGTAATACAAGCTATTTAAGTTCATTTTGACAGCATTTTCACATCAATCTTTATATTTTGACATTTTCTACATAGTTATTTCTGCCACAAACTTATGAAACTCTCAAAAGTAAATTGTGGTGGatgaaacacaaattaaacattCTGCCTCATAGATGCTGATATGAACAGGGATATCCTCGTGCTTATACCGTCATCTAAAATGCTGTTTCTCCACTTTGACTGGTTGATGCAAAGCTTGAGTTATCACAAAGCATAGTTAGAGAATATTCTGTTGTGCTTTAGTCATGGTTATGGGGACCATTATCtcttttttggctgaataagacattctattacaaaagaaaggagaacaaccaaaaacaaaaccaaagagAAGGGATAGGACTTTAGCCATCGCTTTGGATTTGAATGCATGAtttattttgaactttttaataTCTCTCAATTCCATTACCAGCTTAATTCCTTTATTCATTTATAACTGGACCACGCCAAGTCAGGCAGCGTAAGTTTATTACTGTCACAGATAATGATAACGAATAGCCCACAAAAGATAATGTTAAGTCGGCACTCTCAAATTCAAAGACTAAAGGGATCATAATCACATTCAAATGGAAGAGATGGCATACAGAAATCTGAGGATAAATCCTAGTTGAAATTATCTCTACTGATCttattgtttaaattcaattttattatcTGTACAGTTGTTATGCAATTGCCGTAAATTAATCAACGTTGAGTTATATATACAGTAGCCTTAACCATCATTCTTGGTAAGGCAGCACATTATGTTACAATTGTTATTATCTTTACATGGTATGAAGCCAataatttcttctttgtttgtttgatatATGGCTACTTCTTCCTTTTGCCACCAATGGCAATAACATCAGCATCACCAATTCTTCATCTTCCACAAACATCTCTCTCACCAATCTTAACAACATTCACCCTCAATCAAACCTACAGAGACAACTATCTTCTATGGAAGGCTCAACTTGTTCCCTACTTGAAAGTGCAACACCTTTATGGCTACCTTGATGGATCAACACCAATTCCACCACAAGCCATCACTACTCAAACAGATagtgaaaatcaatttttgatgAATTTAGGATCAAATAATTCTTGGTGCTATCATCTCCTCACTTTTTGAAAAATCCTAGCAAGTGGTCAAATGCACCACCTCATGAGAAGCATGGCAGACATTAGAAAAAGCATTCACGTCTCAGTGTCAAGTTAAGGACAATGCGGATCCACTACCAACTTATTACCTCGAAGAAAGGGAAACTCCTCTAAGCAGAATATTTTCAATGACTTTGagccttttctttcttattggCTGGCCTCAATTACAAATATGATTGCTTTGTGGCTTAAATCACAGCGACACTTAAGTCACAAAGGAGTCATATTCAGATTCGAGGCCAGCCaataagaaaccaaaaaccccaaaatcatTGAGTGGTTGATCAATAGTAGCAAGAGTGTTGGCAAAACTGGTAAATTGATGAGAATGGTCTGTTATAGAGGAGTTTTCTTTCTTCAAGGTAGCAAGTTGGTGGTGAATTTGCATAATACGTGCTCGACATtaagatgtaattttttttctataatctGCCATAATTCTCATGAGGTGGTGCATTTGACCACAAAACtagtatttttcaaaaagtaagGAGGTGATAGCACCGTGATAATTTGATATATCCTAGGAGAAGAATTCGTGGAGGCAAACAAAAAAAGGGTATGCATTTAGTTTCATGTATGTCTTGGGTCTAACTAGACAGGTAGGTTAAATTTTCAACCAAATTTCTATTGTGGAGCTATTGTAACAGGTTTTGTTTATTCATACTGATACTGTtgatacttctccacaaacgTGGCATAAACTGCAAATATAGTTTGTACGCCATTGCAACACATCATTTATACATCTCCATAACGCAgcctaaaattatataatttcgTACCAACCAATAAAACCATTTGCAGGGTGAAGATGCACTAACACTACTTGCAAAGTGAAGCTAGTATACGGCGAGGTGGATCAAATGACTTTCGGGCATGAAGGGCAGCCCAATTATCCAGCAAAAGAACATCACCTTTCTGCCAAGGAAAGGCTACACTTTCCTCTTCAAGGATATTTAGACAGTCATAGACGATATCAGCTGGCAATGGTTTGCCATCTCCAAAGGTAACAGCTTTTACAGGATCATTCCTGGCATCCTCCCAGCCTATATAAGCGATAACCATGCTGTTAAACCAAATCTTGCGCTGTCTTGTCTTGTCGAATTTAATAGCTGGGATTGGACCCATTATTGTTTTCACTGAATCCTCCAGCCACTCCAGCTTCGTCCCCACATTAGCTGCCCTGTCAAATGTGTTGGTAGAGCCATATTATCTCCAGGTCCAAATGATAGATATTATGCCTGTTAACGCTTTGTAATTGTATATACTAATCTACTTTGAAGCCATCGAATGAAAAGATGATCTTAGCTATACAGATAGCACAAGAGCTTAAATTGAATATATGGGACATCTATAAGATGATTAGTCCTGAATGTCCTGACCAATGGCCTCATGCAATACTTTTTGCAAGGCATTGAGCCTGCTAATATCTATCAAATAGAAGCTATACAAGAAAAGCTGTTCAGAAAATGGTACGTGTGCAAAAATATAGTTGTTGCTGTAATGAGTTTGAACACAAGAAGTTCACCTATACTGATCATATATTACAGTGAACCTGAGCAACATAAAGATAAAATCTAGAGCATTGGCATACCATAGGTATATAGCAGGTCATAAGCAAATAATTCTGCTGAAAAAATGCCATCACAGCTTGCAACATGGCAACTTTTTATCCCTCATCACCGTACAACTAGTGATTTCAAAAGAAACATATACTGAAGTGGTTTCAACTAGTCTTGGAATAACACTACTGTCAAGAACATTAATAAGTTGTTATGGTTTAGGAACTATGATTATATTAATGAGAGCTAAATTTGTGTCCAAAGTAGACTGTGCTTTAACTTGTTTCACCTATCTCGTTGCATGTATTTCCAATCAAAACAGGACCATGTCTGGTTTGTTCATGTTTTACAAGAATCAACTACCAGATAAGAAACCGCAGCCTGTCATGCACAAATGCTTGGAATAAAAATCATTTCAGATATCAAACAATAGTTCAAATCACAAACCTTTCCTCAGCCACACTCTTGTCTTTGGTCAAGAATGTTGATTTCCACCCACGCCCGATCGGAGATGACAGATCATCATCTTCTCCTATTACCCGCGTATATAACAATCCATGCTCTTCTAGTCGTTCAACAAATTCTGGGTGTCtctctttcatcttttcatAGACAAGATGGCTAAGAACTATAGGAGTCTCTCCCCCACTTCCAGGCTCCACTTCACAGAAGAAAAACAGCTTGGAAGGGAATGTAGTAACCTATTAATAAACCCAAGTCTTAAACAAAGCTCAAGAAGATACGCTGATAAAAATATCTTACACAATGAGGTGTGCAACACTCACGTGTAAATCCCACATTCGAGGATTCcatatgcataataaatctagtgacacaaaatatttcacatttgtTGCTGACATAATCTTTTGTAATAATGTGCATGTGTTTGGTTAAGAACCCTAAGTGTCAATGTGATGCTGTGATTGCTTGGGGTACTAGAGAGTTGCCAAAAAAAAGTTCTCTTAAAGGCTGTATTATGTAAACTGGTCATGGCTGCTACTGTTTATCATATTTGGCTTCAATGAAATTCTCGGGTATACAGAGGGCTTGTTGAATCTGAAGATGCCGTTGTCAACTCCATCAAGTGGGATGTTAAACCTCGAATTGAGTTTTGCAAGAAGGTGAAGTTGTCACTGCAGAACAAAGTCTTTTGTGCAAATTGGAGCATCTCCTCTAAAGTTTTCAAGAACTGAAGATGGTTTGCTGTgggttttatttatatatttattttttaaatttatgtgcaCTTGTTCTATAATAAGTGATAGAGCTGCTATTTGTattttgcaaaatacaaaaaaaagggttaattttacacattttaaccaaaaaaacacCCATCAACAACACCTCTCAGTACTCTCTCCCTGTTTCATTCCTAACCTCTTCCTCTCGTCTTCTCTCTTCGTCCGCTGCTCTCAACTCTTCCTCTTGCTCATTCTCATCACCACGGGAAAGAATGTGATTGGTTTGGGGGAGTTTTGCAGCCCTGTGAGGAGGGTGGATCAGCTTGGAGTTATCTCTATTGACAGATTTTGGGGCAAATTTCTCAAAGGTATGAGTTTTTCTCATTgagattttagggttttttttttctttggtttagaGCACGATTCTTGAGAGTTtctctaaaataattttttagggtttaCTATTAGTTCAAGCCTTAAAAAACGATGTAAATTAAAAGATTGTTCTactctaaaattttgagttccAGGAACTCAAAAACGTGAACCTATAATTCAAGTGAGGGCATGAAAGTGTTAATTTTGGGACTCAGTGGGATTCTGTTTGTAGTGTGTTATGACTTTGtcatattgttttgttttgatagttATGGTTTGTTATGACTCTGATTTTAATGTCTTGGTTGATGTCTCTGTGCCACACGTTTATTAGCTATCAATAAAATCctctttaatgaaaaaaaacaaaggttaGGACTTGTACAGATACGGTTCaagtctttttatttataatagaaTTTGTAATAGAATTCGTtcaaggttttttatttatttattttataatagaatttgtatagatacaaaatttgaaatacaaGAGTGTTTGAAATACAAGAGTACTGTGAAATGCAAAGGTATTTGAAATGGAAACAACTCTATCCTATCTATTCACAATCCTAGagttgttaggatttgtatctTGTATTCTATGTAATCACTTGATCATAACCATATTCTATGTTATTACCTTCATGTGGTTTCTTCATTGCTCTCTTTTTCATTAATTGTGGCTCTTGTTTTGTTGAAACATCAAGAATTTTAATTCAGATCCATGAGTTGGTGGTTGTAGTTTAATGTCTTAatgcaaaattgaaaaaagcCAGGACAATTTTAATATGGACTTTCAATTAAAGTaatgatgtttttattatttggtGAACAGATTTGTGCCTTCTTGGCTGCTATGCTTGACCTTCTTGGCTTGACTTTCTTGGCTGCTCTGCTTATCTCGCACTTGATAGAGTTGTGTTATTAGATAGTTGGCAATGACTTGATCTTATCTTGCACTTGTTagaattttcagttttagcatTAGATAGTACCCTAAATTACTTTGGTTGCTTATGTTAAAGTGGTGCTTTTGAATCACTTTGGTGTTTGTTAGGTGATGGACTCGCAAAATCCCTTCTTCCTTGACATTTTACAGGACGAGGAACAAGGTTTTGACAATAGTATTTTGATGTCCACTCCACATTCAGACTTGAATGTCCATCAACCTCCACCCCAAGTTGAAATGAGACAATCTGCACCCCCCAttacaaaaaaatcaactactAAGAAAAGTCAATGGGGAAACAACTTCACCGTAGATGAAGACATTAAGCTAGTGTGAGTGTGGCTCAATGTTAGCTTAGATGCCGTGACATTAATGAACCAAAAACACAACATTTTGGGATAGAATTTGGTCCACCTTCCACAATGATAAGAAATTTAACCGCTCCAAGGACTCTTTAAGTAGTTAGTGGTCAACAATTCAAAGGGAGACCAACAAGTTTTGTGGATACTTGGCCCAAATTGAGAACCGGAATGAAAGTGGTAAAACTGAGCATGACAAGGTATTTTGACTCAACatctaatatatattatacatcaatgcacttttagttttatgattctcattattttcaattttttacttttgtagATTAATAATGCAAAAactatgtataaaaataatatcaaaaatgcATTTCAATTAGAACATTGTTGGAGAATTTTGAGGAATACAGCTAAGTGGTTGAATCTAAGAGATAACATGAAGGTCTGCACAAGACAGCTAGCCACACAATCTTGTCCTACTTTTGCAAGCTCAATAAATCTAGACGAAGATAATGATGAGATGAACTCTAGCGAAACTTTAGAGAGACCCATAGGCAAGAAGGCCGAAAAggagaaattaaagaaaagaaagaatagtgATGATGTGGTCCCAATACTTTCCTCCCAATTGGATGAAATTAAGGAAGAAAAGAGGAGAATGCTTGAGGAGAAAAAGGAAAGTACGCGCATTGCATTAGAAGATCGAAGAGAGTTAATGTGCATTGCATCCGAATAACGAAGGGAGTTGATTCGTATCAAGGAAGAGAAGAATGAAGTAGAAAAGAGAAAAGTGGAAGATGAAATTATGATTAAAGATACAAGAACCATGGATCCTAAGCAAAAAGAATATATTCGTCTACGTCGTTTGGATATCTTAGAGAGGTTAAGGTCTAAATTTCCGTCACAATTTGAATATTATTACTGACAATATCTAATCAAGTAATTTTTGTATAGTGCAAACATACTAGCACATGGTTGAcatagataatttgatgttaGACATCTCTTTTATAGTATTTACTTGTGTAGAGAACATGATTATTCAAGTTCTAATCATGTTAGATATATTTTTGTAGTCTTCACTTGTGCAAAGCAAATAGCaatgttgtaaattttgtatTGTGCACGGACAGTAGCACTTGGTTATTCAATTTAATTTGTGATTCTGTTCTTGTCATTCTATTTTGGGTGAAGCAATGTCTCTGTTTTTGTCATTCTATACAAGATAATTTGTGCAAGGATTAGCACTTGGATAATAACAATGTCTCTGTTTTTGTCATTCTGTTCTGGGTGAAGCAGGGTTTATGATTAAATTTGCCTTAGTGGAATCTGCATTAAATTTGTGCATTTCAATTCTAAGTCAAGCAATAAATTTCAGTACTAGCACATTGCCTTATTGGAATTTGCCTTAGTAGAATTTGCATTAAATTTGAACTGGAATCTGCATTGAATCCGCCGTATTGGAATCCGTCTAAGGCTCAAATTATAAGTCAAGCTCCTAAGATATTACATCTTATTTGAACTGGATTGCACTAGATGCTACGTAAAAGGTGTGTGGTTTCTGATTGGAGGTTTGATAACTACACTTCTAATTTATTCATACTTGCCTTTTGAAGATTTGTAAAAGTTAAAgcatcattttttaatgccaTATAGATTCACAGAGCCACAAAGCATttggttatcttttttttcttcatgaaagGTGGTGATACAGAGGAGATTATCGTCAATATGGGAGAGGAAACAGATTTGAAACATGAGGCTGGACTATCTGATGCAGTAGGAACTTGCTATCTTCCTTCATTTCGCTAATTCAGATAAATAATCTCATAGAACATCAAAGGAatgcaatttgaaaattttattatgatattaaacTTTGCAAATTTCAGATTCCATTGAAGGTTCACATTAAATAAAAGCATATacttagaaatttagaatttcaaattcctACGACTGGTCTTGTTGTTGTCATAGATGCTCAACAAGATCCGCTTGAAGTTGAGAATGGATTCCACTATTTTAACAATCCACCCACCGGTGGGTCACTATTTGGCGGTACGGTGGGTGGCGAGACCAATTCAGCGGCATTCGTCGGGGCCACTATTTCAACGGTTCGGCCATCAGACCTCCGCCACAAGCTGCTCCACTAGCCAAGTCACTCGTGTTGATAGTTtacttaaaatataagtttaaattaaaaaagtatgaccattaggaaaaataataaaaaattgatgaagaatgaatattttattgaaatatcttgtaaaatagataaactgatatgagtgttttgaaaaagtaattgtgtaaaatagaaaaagtatatTCTTATGTTAAAATGGATAGAATATTTTACTTAGGGGTATTcgcggtgcggtgcggtgcggtgcgaTTTTgggctatttttagcaccacactTTGCGGTGCGGTTTAACTAAAACCATAATTGCACCGCACCTTATTTTTGCAATCACATGTGCGGTGCGGTGTGGTATAGTTTAAAGTTTAACCAAAACTATAACCGTACCTCATTTTTGAGGTCACATATGCGATGCGGTGTATAAGATGcaatttgaatgatttgaagttggtatatttttcaaattttaggttttttctaCCCAgctcaaaactaatttttctttttgttttggtccaggttttaaactattgagttagtttatttatttatttattttgggctTGTTTTCCTAATCAACATTTG
The sequence above is drawn from the Castanea sativa cultivar Marrone di Chiusa Pesio chromosome 5, ASM4071231v1 genome and encodes:
- the LOC142636313 gene encoding clavaminate synthase-like protein At3g21360, producing the protein MSETFLEVQIPHQKLFNGIQFPLVLSPNPNSQTPTSSLSLFTEAIKTEKTFLDSVLRKSGAVLLRGFPVNTASDFNDVVEAFGFEELPYVGGAAPRSNVVGRVFTTNDSPPDQKIPFHHEMAQVTTFPSKLFFFCEVEPGSGGETPIVLSHLVYEKMKERHPEFVERLEEHGLLYTRVIGEDDDLSSPIGRGWKSTFLTKDKSVAEERAANVGTKLEWLEDSVKTIMGPIPAIKFDKTRQRKIWFNSMVIAYIGWEDARNDPVKAVTFGDGKPLPADIVYDCLNILEEESVAFPWQKGDVLLLDNWAALHARKSFDPPRRILASLCK